Proteins encoded together in one Impatiens glandulifera chromosome 1, dImpGla2.1, whole genome shotgun sequence window:
- the LOC124920622 gene encoding glucan endo-1,3-beta-glucosidase 6 has protein sequence MAIPTKISAFLALAVAAAVWSWSAEVVESAIGVNWGTLASHRLSSSTVVNLLKSNKIQKVKLFDADSRVLRSLLGSNIEVMVGIPNEMLSEISSSSIASDLWVSQNVSRYIGKGGVDIRYVAVGNEPFLTSYSGQFQSYVIPALTNVQQSLVKANLANLIKLVVPCNADAYQATLPSQGAFRPDLTQIMTQLVSFLNANGSPFVVNIYPFLSLNSNSDFPQDYAFFEGTTHSVADGPNVYYNAFDGNYDTLVSALTKIGSGQMPIVVGEIGWPTEGANSANLTAAKVFNQGLVKNILSGKGTPLRPGIPPIDIYLFSLLDEGAKSILPGNFERHWGIFSFDGQAKYRLNLGNGMIKNAKDVSYLPSRWCVADPSKDLGDVSNHMGIACGAADCTTLSFGGSCNGIGVKGNTSYAFNSYYQMMKQDEKSCDFDGFGMITFLDPSIGDCRFLVGVDDSHAQSGLVSHCWAYVLRLSILWGLIIFAVG, from the exons ATGGCAATACCCACCAAGATTTCAGCATTTCTAGCTTTAGCGGTGGCCGCGGCGGTTTGGAGTTGGTCGGCGGAGGTTGTGGAATCAGCTATTGGAGTTAACTGGGGGACACTGGCTTCTCATAGACTATCCTCTTCAACGGTTGttaatcttctcaagagcaacaAAATACAGAAGGTGAAACTGTTCGATGCTGATTCCCGTGTCCTCCGATCCTTACTTGGAAGTAATATTGAAGTTATGGTTGGAATACCCAATGAGATGTTATCTGAAATCAGCTCTTCTTCTATCGCTTCTGATTTGTGGGTCTCGCAGAATGTTTCTCGTTATATTGGTAAAGGAGGAGTTGACATAAG ATATGTTGCAGTAGGAAACGAGCCATTCCTTACAAGCTATTCAGGACAATTTCAGTCATACGTTATACCTGCACTTACAAATGTTCAACAATCACTAGTCAAAGCAAACTTAGCTAACTTGATTAAGCTAGTCGTTCCCTGTAATGCCGATGCTTACCAAGCCACATTACCTTCTCAAGGAGCCTTCAGACCAGATCTCACGCAGATCATGACCCAACTTGTTTCCTTTCTCAACGCTAACGGTTCTCCATTTGTAGTCAACATATATCCCTTTTTAAGCCTAAACAGCAACTCAGATTTCCCCCAAGATTATGCCTTTTTCGAGGGCACTACCCATTCCGTAGCTGATGGACCAAACGTTTACTACAACGCGTTTGATGGGAACTATGACACGCTTGTTTCAGCTCTTACCAAAATTGGCTCTGGACAAATGCCAATAGTGGTTGGGGAAATCGGTTGGCCAACAGAAGGAGCTAACTCCGCGAATCTCACAGCTGCTAAAGTTTTCAATCAAGGACTTGTTAAAAACATCTTAAGCGGTAAAGGGACACCTTTGAGGCCGGGTATACCTCCGATTGATATATATCTGTTCAGTCTTCTCGATGAAGGAGCGAAAAGCATACTTCCAGGGAATTTCGAGAGACATTGGGGGATTTTTTCGTTTGATGGTCAGGCTAAGTACAGGTTAAACCTAGGAAATGGGATGATTAAGAATGCTAAAGACGTTTCTTATCTTCCTTCGAGATGGTGTGTGGCTGATCCGTCTAAGGATTTAGGGGATGTGTCGAACCATATGGGAATCGCTTGTGGTGCGGCTGACTGCACCACACTTAGCTTTGGGGGATCGTGTAATGGAATTGGTGTGAAGGGGAATACTTCTTATGCGTTTAATAGTTATTATCAGATGATGAAACAAGATGAGAAGAGCTGCGATTTTGATGGGTTTGGAATGATCACTTTTTTGGACCCATCTATTGGTGACTGTAGATTTCTTGTTGGAGTTGATGATAGTCATGCCCAATCTGGGTTAGTGAGTCATTGTTGGGCGTATGTTCTTCGGTTATCGATTCTGTGGGGGTTAATCATCTTCGCCGTCGGGTGA